A genomic stretch from Aminobacter aminovorans includes:
- a CDS encoding transporter substrate-binding domain-containing protein, with protein MKKLLAIASMAMLMTGAAQADVPGFVSEGKFNVCTTAAFPPLTYKTNPGDTTPVGIDIDVVEALAKLWNAKAGYIVTDFAGLLPTLGSGRCDLIVSGIYINDKRRETYDGAPYMKSATVIVTKADNAAIQAPEDLSGKTIALEAGTYYREERVDPLNKDLMAKGVPPLTAQDYPSQQAAYQQVMVGRADATLTEEAEGAFRVAGASDQLRVAYVWQSEFKYGIYSRRDPADFAAVKLALKALREQGFFAGLAKKYGLDPAVFDVDHDL; from the coding sequence ATGAAGAAGCTGCTTGCGATTGCCTCTATGGCGATGCTGATGACGGGCGCCGCCCAGGCCGACGTGCCGGGGTTCGTTTCCGAAGGCAAGTTCAACGTTTGCACGACAGCCGCCTTTCCGCCCTTGACCTACAAGACCAACCCGGGCGACACCACGCCGGTCGGCATCGACATTGATGTCGTCGAGGCGCTGGCCAAGCTGTGGAACGCCAAGGCGGGCTACATTGTGACGGACTTCGCCGGCCTGTTGCCGACGCTCGGTTCGGGCCGCTGCGACCTTATCGTCAGCGGCATCTACATCAACGACAAGCGCCGCGAGACCTATGATGGCGCACCCTACATGAAGTCGGCGACGGTGATCGTCACCAAGGCAGACAATGCCGCGATCCAGGCACCCGAGGATCTCAGCGGCAAGACCATCGCGCTCGAAGCCGGCACCTATTACCGCGAAGAACGCGTTGATCCGCTGAACAAAGATCTGATGGCCAAGGGCGTGCCGCCCTTGACGGCGCAGGACTATCCCAGCCAGCAGGCGGCCTACCAGCAGGTCATGGTCGGGCGCGCCGACGCCACGCTGACCGAGGAAGCCGAGGGCGCCTTCCGGGTAGCCGGCGCCAGCGACCAGCTGCGCGTCGCCTATGTCTGGCAGTCGGAGTTCAAATATGGCATCTACAGCCGCCGCGACCCGGCAGATTTCGCTGCCGTGAAGTTGGCACTCAAGGCGCTGCGGGAGCAGGGCTTCTTCGCCGGGCTTGCCAAGAAGTACGGACTTGATCCGGCGGTCTTTGACGTCGACCATGATCTGTAG